In Chloroflexota bacterium, the following are encoded in one genomic region:
- a CDS encoding ABC transporter permease, which produces MSSHDILIGLAGVLFAAAPIVFATIGETLTERSGIINLSVNGTILLAAMASFAVSVSTHSLWLGFLMGMAIGAAVALIVAFSSIALKQSQVAVGFVLTLMTRDLSYFLGNPYMGLQGPRVQSWPIPVLSQIPIIGPLFFQQDPLTYLSFILIGVAWWWVFRTRPGLTLQAVGERPEAAYARGAPVNKLRYIYAAVGGALVGLAGPTYSLSVKAGWKGTISGLDGIGWIALALTIFGGWDPVRGAVGAYFFALLQWLGLVLQPYLPNVPSQVLQVAPFPLMILTLMLVNIGNAEWVDRTLAGLPPDARRWVRRILRWMQVVPPASLGVPFEEE; this is translated from the coding sequence GTGAGTAGCCACGACATCCTCATCGGCCTGGCGGGCGTGCTTTTCGCCGCCGCCCCCATCGTCTTTGCCACCATCGGCGAAACACTGACGGAACGCTCGGGCATCATCAACCTCTCGGTCAACGGCACCATCCTGCTCGCAGCGATGGCTTCATTCGCCGTGAGCGTTTCTACCCACAGCCTGTGGTTGGGCTTCCTGATGGGCATGGCCATCGGCGCGGCCGTGGCGCTCATCGTGGCGTTTTCCAGCATCGCTTTGAAGCAATCGCAGGTGGCCGTGGGTTTTGTGCTCACGCTGATGACGCGCGACCTCTCTTACTTTCTCGGCAACCCCTACATGGGCCTGCAGGGGCCGCGGGTGCAGAGTTGGCCCATTCCGGTGCTCAGTCAAATTCCCATCATCGGCCCCCTCTTCTTCCAGCAAGACCCGCTGACCTACCTCAGTTTCATCCTCATCGGCGTGGCCTGGTGGTGGGTATTCCGTACCCGGCCGGGGCTGACACTGCAAGCCGTGGGCGAGCGTCCGGAAGCCGCCTACGCACGCGGCGCGCCGGTCAACAAACTGCGCTACATCTACGCCGCCGTGGGCGGCGCGCTGGTCGGCCTGGCTGGCCCCACCTATTCCCTTAGCGTGAAAGCCGGTTGGAAAGGCACCATCTCGGGCCTGGACGGCATCGGGTGGATCGCGCTCGCCCTCACCATCTTCGGCGGGTGGGACCCCGTGCGGGGGGCCGTGGGCGCCTATTTCTTCGCCCTGCTGCAATGGTTGGGGCTGGTGCTGCAACCCTACCTCCCCAACGTGCCTTCCCAGGTGCTGCAAGTCGCACCCTTCCCGCTGATGATCCTGACCCTGATGCTGGTCAACATCGGCAACGCCGAATGGGTGGATCGCACTTTAGCCGGCCTGCCACCCGACGCCCGCCGTTGGGTGCGGCGCATTCTGCGGTGGATGCAGGTCGTGCCGCCCGCCTCGCTGGGCGTGCCTTTCGAAGAAGAATAA
- a CDS encoding ATP-binding cassette domain-containing protein, whose protein sequence is MKIELRHIHKHFGPVHANNDITLTIPSGSIFGLLGENGAGKSTLMKILSGYFHPDAGEIRVNGSPVVMHSPADAIRFGIGMLHQDPMDFPPMRVLDNFMVGYPEGLTLPRAEARTALERISAQFGFTLDPDAFVGSLTVGERQQLEIARLLWLGAQVLIFDEPTTGISAQQKEKLFAALRRLAEAGKTIIFVTHKLEEVEMLCDQVAVLRAGEVVGEMRPPYDLDELVRMMFGKVITKGERISAPLGKTVLQIKNLAVEDVRIRISGVNLEVREGEVIGLAGMEGSGQRHLLRACAGLVRPVEGEIWVDGDNLTGKGYHEFMRHGVAYVPAARLEEGLVPTLTLMEHVILAEEQRGLVIDRQAALEKTQERITTFNIRGRPNLPVESLSGGNQQRALLALLRPGLRLILMEHPTRGLDMESAIWVWETLKNRCREERTAIFFMSSDLEEILHYSDRILVFFSGQVSEPIPAEETDIEQLGQLIGGRGFPPTGEVQP, encoded by the coding sequence ATGAAAATCGAACTCCGCCACATTCACAAACACTTCGGGCCGGTACACGCCAACAACGACATCACCCTGACCATTCCTTCGGGGTCTATCTTCGGCCTGCTGGGGGAAAACGGCGCAGGCAAAAGCACCCTGATGAAAATCCTCTCCGGTTATTTCCACCCCGACGCCGGGGAAATCCGCGTGAACGGCTCGCCGGTCGTGATGCATTCCCCCGCCGACGCCATCCGCTTCGGCATCGGGATGCTCCATCAGGACCCGATGGACTTCCCACCCATGCGGGTGCTCGACAACTTCATGGTCGGCTATCCCGAAGGCTTAACCCTGCCGCGAGCAGAAGCCCGCACCGCCCTGGAAAGAATCAGCGCCCAATTCGGCTTCACGCTGGACCCTGATGCTTTTGTTGGCTCCCTCACCGTGGGTGAGCGCCAGCAACTGGAAATCGCCCGCCTGCTCTGGCTGGGCGCGCAAGTGCTGATCTTCGACGAGCCAACCACGGGCATCAGCGCCCAGCAAAAAGAAAAACTCTTTGCCGCCCTCCGCCGCCTGGCCGAAGCCGGCAAAACCATTATCTTCGTCACCCATAAACTGGAAGAAGTGGAAATGCTGTGCGACCAGGTGGCCGTGCTACGGGCCGGCGAAGTCGTCGGCGAAATGCGCCCCCCTTACGACCTCGACGAACTGGTGCGCATGATGTTCGGCAAGGTCATCACCAAAGGGGAACGCATCAGCGCCCCCTTGGGCAAAACCGTGCTCCAGATCAAAAACCTCGCCGTGGAAGACGTCCGCATCCGCATTTCTGGCGTCAATCTGGAAGTGCGAGAAGGCGAAGTCATTGGCCTCGCCGGCATGGAAGGGAGTGGACAGCGCCACCTGCTGCGGGCCTGCGCGGGGCTGGTGCGGCCGGTGGAAGGCGAAATCTGGGTCGATGGCGACAACCTCACCGGCAAAGGCTACCACGAATTCATGCGCCACGGCGTGGCCTACGTGCCGGCAGCGCGGCTGGAAGAAGGGCTGGTGCCCACCCTCACGCTGATGGAGCACGTCATCCTGGCCGAGGAACAACGCGGCCTGGTCATCGACCGCCAGGCTGCGCTGGAAAAAACCCAGGAACGCATCACCACCTTCAACATCCGCGGCCGCCCCAACCTGCCGGTAGAATCCCTTTCGGGCGGCAACCAGCAGCGCGCCCTGCTGGCCCTGCTCCGCCCCGGCCTGCGGCTCATTTTGATGGAACACCCGACCCGCGGGCTCGACATGGAATCGGCCATTTGGGTGTGGGAAACCCTCAAAAACCGCTGCCGGGAAGAGCGGACTGCCATCTTCTTCATGTCGTCAGACCTGGAGGAAATCTTGCACTACAGCGACCGCATTTTAGTTTTCTTCAGCGGCCAGGTTTCCGAACCCATCCCGGCTGAGGAAACCGACATCGAGCAATTAGGCCAGCTCATCGGCGGGCGCGGTTTCCCCCCTACCGGGGAGGTGCAGCCATGA
- a CDS encoding glycosyltransferase family 1 protein — protein sequence MTCQTSHTRHPPLRIGFVSTRIAGTDGVSLEIGKWADVLAQMGHECFYFSGESDRPADRSMVVEEAFFQHPDILPLTQALFDTYTRSDKTTAEIHRLRRHLKTHLRKFVKQFDIDVIIAENALSLPVNIPLGLALTELIAEQDLCTIGHHHDFWWERTRYLRSAAGDFLRAAFPPALHQVTHVTINSYASRELAWRTGLSSMVVPNVMDFEEPPPPPDEVTAQVRTALDIPPDAYFILQPTRIVPRKRIEHAIELVRRLGEPAVLVITHASGDEGDEYQHYLAETAQLLGVDLRFGEHRFNHRRGTAPDGSTLFSLRDAYQSADLVTYPSAVEGFGNAFLETIYYRRPLVMSAYGIFRLDIQPKGFDVVAFEEFVDDATVAAARDLLHNPQRVAEMTEHNYAIARRYFGFRTLERNLDYLLRHRFGS from the coding sequence ATGACCTGCCAAACCTCCCACACCCGACACCCTCCGTTGCGCATCGGCTTCGTTTCCACCCGCATTGCAGGCACCGACGGCGTTTCGCTGGAAATCGGCAAATGGGCCGACGTGCTCGCCCAAATGGGGCACGAATGCTTTTACTTCAGCGGCGAAAGCGACCGCCCTGCCGACCGCAGCATGGTGGTCGAAGAAGCCTTCTTCCAACACCCCGATATCCTGCCGCTCACCCAGGCGCTTTTCGACACCTACACCCGCTCTGACAAAACCACCGCCGAAATCCACCGCCTGCGTCGCCACCTGAAAACCCACCTGCGCAAATTTGTCAAACAATTCGATATCGATGTCATCATCGCCGAAAACGCCCTTTCCCTGCCGGTCAACATCCCCCTGGGGTTGGCGCTAACCGAACTCATCGCCGAGCAAGACCTCTGCACCATTGGGCACCACCACGACTTCTGGTGGGAACGCACCCGCTACCTGCGCTCGGCAGCCGGCGACTTCCTGCGGGCAGCCTTCCCGCCCGCTTTGCACCAGGTTACCCATGTGACCATCAACAGTTACGCCAGCCGGGAACTGGCCTGGCGCACCGGTCTGAGTTCGATGGTCGTGCCCAACGTGATGGACTTCGAAGAACCACCACCCCCGCCCGACGAAGTCACCGCGCAGGTGCGTACCGCACTCGACATTCCTCCCGACGCCTACTTCATCTTACAACCCACCCGCATCGTGCCGCGCAAACGCATTGAGCACGCCATCGAACTGGTGCGCCGCTTAGGCGAACCCGCCGTGCTGGTCATCACCCATGCCAGCGGCGACGAAGGCGATGAATATCAGCACTACCTCGCCGAAACCGCTCAACTGCTCGGCGTAGACCTGCGCTTCGGGGAACACCGCTTCAACCACCGCCGCGGCACCGCCCCCGATGGCTCGACGCTTTTCTCGCTGCGGGATGCTTACCAGTCTGCCGACCTGGTGACCTACCCCTCCGCCGTCGAAGGTTTCGGCAACGCCTTCCTGGAAACCATCTACTACCGCCGCCCTCTGGTGATGAGCGCCTATGGCATCTTCCGCCTCGACATTCAGCCCAAGGGCTTTGACGTGGTGGCCTTTGAGGAATTTGTGGACGACGCCACCGTCGCCGCGGCCCGCGACCTGCTGCACAACCCCCAGCGGGTTGCCGAAATGACCGAACACAACTACGCCATTGCCCGCCGCTATTTCGGTTTCCGCACGCTCGAACGTAACCTCGATTACCTCCTCCGCCATCGGTTCGGGAGTTGA
- a CDS encoding ABC transporter permease, with product MTNRRIHLIFMLLAVLVALLFTSLVLVIAGASPVAAYWHILKGSLGSWTNIANVMVAWVPLLLATSGLLVTFAAGLWNIGIEGQIVLGGIFTTWVLRLLQHSTMNPALILALAITAGALGGALWSVLAGLLKVYGGVNEIFGGLGLDFVAVALTLWLIFGPWKRPGIGSMSGTEPFPEKLWLPTVAGSRLSLWALLIGLVGAAVVYFLLSGTYFGLKLKAVGKNPRAAHLLGIPTTRYLMSAFLLSGLFAGLAGAVQVTAVYHRLIPAISSGYGWLGLMVSMLINFQPAWVAPVTLFFAILNIGSIQLPIVLKLDSSLSGVLQGALVLSFLLMAGVRQRWQEKHEQEVIRE from the coding sequence ATGACCAACCGCCGAATCCACCTGATCTTCATGCTGCTGGCGGTGCTGGTGGCGCTGCTTTTCACCTCGCTCGTGCTGGTGATTGCCGGCGCTTCGCCCGTGGCCGCTTACTGGCACATTCTCAAAGGCTCATTGGGCTCATGGACCAACATCGCCAACGTCATGGTCGCGTGGGTGCCGCTCTTGCTGGCAACCTCGGGGCTGCTGGTGACCTTCGCGGCCGGGCTGTGGAACATCGGCATCGAAGGGCAAATTGTGCTGGGCGGCATCTTCACCACCTGGGTGCTGCGGCTGCTCCAGCACAGCACGATGAACCCCGCGCTCATTCTGGCACTGGCGATCACCGCCGGTGCGTTAGGCGGCGCACTGTGGTCGGTGCTGGCGGGATTGCTGAAGGTATATGGCGGCGTGAACGAGATCTTCGGCGGCCTGGGCCTGGATTTCGTGGCCGTCGCCCTCACCCTATGGTTGATTTTCGGCCCGTGGAAGCGCCCCGGCATTGGCTCGATGAGCGGCACCGAGCCGTTCCCCGAAAAGCTCTGGCTACCCACCGTGGCCGGTAGCCGCCTCAGCCTGTGGGCCTTGCTGATAGGGCTGGTGGGGGCTGCGGTGGTCTATTTCCTGCTTTCGGGCACCTATTTCGGCCTGAAACTCAAAGCCGTGGGCAAAAACCCGCGGGCGGCCCACCTGCTGGGCATTCCCACCACCCGCTACCTGATGAGCGCCTTCCTGCTCTCGGGGCTGTTTGCCGGGCTGGCCGGGGCAGTGCAGGTCACGGCGGTGTACCACCGCCTCATCCCGGCCATTTCCAGCGGCTACGGCTGGTTGGGGTTGATGGTCTCCATGCTCATCAACTTCCAGCCCGCATGGGTCGCGCCGGTGACGCTGTTCTTCGCCATTCTCAACATCGGCAGCATTCAACTCCCCATCGTGCTCAAACTGGACTCATCGTTGTCGGGCGTGCTGCAGGGTGCGCTGGTGCTTTCCTTTTTGCTGATGGCAGGCGTCCGCCAGCGCTGGCAGGAAAAGCACGAGCAGGAGGTGATCCGTGAGTAG
- the sppA gene encoding signal peptide peptidase SppA, which translates to MNNPQQPVPNATPPRQPRPASSRNALWALIGVALGFLLPIFACGGLFMLALVSASITSGGSTATMAKAPVARHVRGPLTGPAVAIIPINGPIVEGHASALGTSQVAAADDIIAMITAAKHDSSIKAVVLEVNSPGGGIVPSDRIYQALKDMDKPIVVLMRDLAASGGYYVSMAGDYIYANPYTLTGSIGVISEFPNAQGLMEKLGIQMTVIKSGKDKDFGSPYREMTPEEKAYWQHVIDQAYDNFVKIVADSRHIPEGKVRQLADGRVYTGRDALDLKLIDALGYEDDAIAKAADLGNITDVPRVVRYEPPMSPIEAILSGAAGRLTPSFGALLPSWNRMLAPALEYRWLP; encoded by the coding sequence ATGAACAATCCTCAACAACCCGTGCCTAACGCTACCCCGCCCCGTCAGCCGCGCCCGGCGTCTTCCCGCAATGCCTTGTGGGCGCTCATCGGCGTGGCGTTGGGCTTCCTGTTGCCGATTTTCGCCTGCGGCGGCCTGTTCATGCTGGCCCTGGTCAGTGCCAGCATCACCAGCGGAGGTTCCACTGCCACGATGGCCAAAGCCCCCGTGGCGCGCCACGTGCGCGGCCCCCTGACCGGCCCCGCCGTGGCCATCATCCCCATCAACGGCCCCATCGTGGAAGGCCACGCCTCCGCCCTGGGCACCTCGCAGGTCGCTGCTGCCGATGACATCATCGCCATGATCACCGCCGCCAAGCACGATAGCAGCATCAAGGCCGTGGTGCTGGAAGTCAACAGCCCCGGCGGTGGCATCGTGCCCAGCGACCGCATCTACCAGGCGCTCAAAGACATGGACAAGCCCATTGTGGTGCTGATGCGCGACCTCGCGGCTTCCGGCGGCTATTACGTCAGCATGGCAGGCGACTACATCTATGCCAACCCCTACACCCTGACCGGCTCCATCGGCGTCATCAGCGAATTCCCCAACGCCCAGGGCTTGATGGAAAAACTCGGCATTCAGATGACCGTCATCAAGTCGGGCAAAGACAAGGATTTTGGCAGTCCCTACCGGGAAATGACGCCCGAGGAAAAGGCATACTGGCAGCATGTCATTGACCAGGCCTACGACAACTTTGTCAAAATCGTGGCCGATAGCCGGCACATTCCCGAAGGCAAGGTGCGTCAACTGGCCGATGGGCGGGTTTACACCGGCCGGGATGCCCTGGATTTGAAACTGATCGATGCCCTGGGCTACGAAGACGACGCCATCGCCAAAGCCGCCGACCTGGGCAACATCACCGACGTGCCGCGCGTGGTGCGCTACGAACCGCCGATGTCGCCTATTGAGGCCATTTTGAGCGGCGCGGCCGGGCGGCTCACCCCCTCTTTCGGCGCGCTGTTGCCTTCGTGGAACCGGATGCTCGCCCCCGCGCTGGAATACCGCTGGCTGCCTTGA
- a CDS encoding BMP family ABC transporter substrate-binding protein, with amino-acid sequence MKRFWWLLVATLIVAAMVLSACSPKQPATQAPAQQQQEKQPFVFGMLLVGPYNDHGWSQAHYEAGQYVEQKLGAKMLYVDKVNPADRPGTTPEQLAEDLVSKGAKLIIFNSDDMKDAALAFAQKHPDIYVIHASGDNAWKEGKDYKDLPNLANVMGKMIYGKMIAGCAAAMMTNTGQIGYLGPLINDETRRLASSAYLGAKYCWQHYRNKDPKDLKFKVTWIGFWFNIPGVTSDPTQVADDFFNSGYDVVLSGIDTTEALVEAKKFHDQGKTVYAVPYDFKDACAEAPSVCLGVPYFNWGPSYVKLIKNAEDGKWQSTFMWVGPDWKDINNPDTSAIGFEKGDALSDEASDAVTKFIDELANGLNLWTGPLKLQDGTLYLKDGEKATDQQIWYLPQLLEGMEGQSVPQK; translated from the coding sequence ATGAAACGCTTCTGGTGGCTTCTTGTCGCTACGCTGATCGTGGCAGCCATGGTACTGAGCGCCTGCAGCCCGAAGCAGCCAGCCACGCAAGCGCCGGCGCAACAGCAACAAGAGAAACAGCCTTTTGTGTTCGGTATGCTGCTGGTAGGGCCGTATAACGACCATGGCTGGAGCCAGGCCCATTACGAGGCCGGGCAGTATGTGGAGCAAAAACTGGGGGCCAAGATGCTTTACGTGGACAAGGTCAACCCCGCCGACCGTCCTGGCACCACGCCAGAACAACTGGCCGAAGACCTGGTCTCGAAAGGCGCCAAACTCATCATCTTCAACTCCGATGATATGAAAGACGCCGCCCTCGCTTTTGCCCAAAAACACCCCGATATTTACGTCATTCACGCCTCGGGCGACAACGCCTGGAAAGAAGGCAAGGACTACAAGGACTTGCCAAACCTGGCGAACGTGATGGGCAAGATGATCTACGGCAAGATGATTGCCGGCTGTGCGGCGGCCATGATGACCAACACCGGCCAGATCGGCTACCTTGGTCCCCTCATCAACGACGAGACCCGCCGCCTCGCCTCCTCGGCTTACCTGGGCGCCAAATACTGCTGGCAGCACTACCGCAACAAAGACCCCAAAGACCTGAAGTTCAAGGTGACGTGGATCGGCTTCTGGTTCAACATTCCCGGTGTGACCTCTGACCCAACCCAGGTCGCCGACGATTTCTTCAACAGCGGCTACGACGTCGTCCTCTCGGGCATCGACACCACCGAAGCCCTGGTGGAAGCCAAGAAATTCCACGACCAGGGCAAGACGGTCTACGCGGTGCCCTACGACTTCAAAGACGCCTGCGCCGAAGCCCCCAGCGTCTGCCTGGGTGTACCCTACTTCAACTGGGGCCCCAGCTACGTCAAACTCATCAAGAACGCCGAAGACGGCAAATGGCAATCCACCTTCATGTGGGTAGGCCCCGACTGGAAAGACATCAACAACCCCGACACCTCGGCCATTGGCTTTGAGAAGGGTGACGCCCTGAGCGACGAGGCTTCCGATGCCGTGACCAAATTCATCGACGAACTCGCCAACGGCCTCAACCTCTGGACTGGCCCGCTCAAACTGCAAGACGGCACCCTCTACCTGAAAGACGGCGAAAAGGCCACCGACCAGCAGATCTGGTACCTGCCGCAACTGCTGGAAGGCATGGAAGGCCAAAGCGTGCCGCAGAAATAA